A single window of Vicia villosa cultivar HV-30 ecotype Madison, WI unplaced genomic scaffold, Vvil1.0 ctg.000822F_1_1, whole genome shotgun sequence DNA harbors:
- the LOC131631422 gene encoding pentatricopeptide repeat-containing protein At3g23020-like — translation MFSKLNTKALALAAAPRENTLPSSNKTTQQQQQQQQQQQQQQQQQQQQLLHPPKKLTLQHNYDSIIPNKRGNNNTGSVLKQNKVHSKCLTKWASYSGRLPAILHALDTIHDLDKALKPWEKRLSKKEISIILNVQVYWKRALKIFEWFKKQGCYELNVIHYNIMFLILGKRRKWSLVVCLWNEMNANGVAPVNSTYGTLIDVYGKGGLKQKALGWLQMMQSQGMEPDEVTMGVVVQLYKKTGEFRKAEEFFRKWSRGEPLRVEIDHSTDDCLHIGNEVSHVNVCLNTQTYTTLIDTHGKAGHIRAVSEIFAMMIKHGVVPTTVTFNTMIHLYGSRGHIRKVSLLLQRMEELRCPPDTTTYNILICVCVKHNDINLASKYLAKMKEAFLEPDLASYCILLCAYSTRKMVQEAEELIREMDERGLKIDELTQSSLTRMYVESDMLEKSWLWFMRFHQTGNIASTCYSANIDAYAEKGYTLEAEKVFMCCKERKRLRVTAFNVMIKAYGIGKCYDKACQLFDSMEKFGIVANSCSYSSLIHILSCADKPHIAKPYLNKMQEAGLVSDCVPYCAVISSFAKLGQLNTAEALYNEMIKYAVQPDVIIYGVLINAFADAGNVKKATKYVYQMKKAGFSGNPTIHNALIKLYAKVGYLEKAQETYKLLQSSDQGPSVFSSNCMIDLYTERLMVKEATKIFESLKKDTIANEFSYAMMLRMHKKMGRLDKAIQIAKQMRNRGLMTDLLSYNIVLGLYSMDRKLWEAKETFKEMIESGIQPDDFTFRALKSLLLNFGVSKQNIGRLELAMKWDGSPCLHAWMVSLSRASERLFQR, via the coding sequence ATGTTTTCGAAACTTAACACCAAAGCACTCGCACTTGCTGCTGCTCCACGCGAAAACACTCTACCCAGTTCCAATAAaaccacacaacaacaacaacaacaacaacaacaacaacaacaacaacaacaacaacaacaacaacaacttcttcATCCTCCCAAGAAACTGACTTTGCAACACAATTATGATTCTATTATTCCAAACAAAAGGGGTAACAACAACACTGGCTCTGTTTTAAAGCAAAACAAGGTGCACTCCAAGTGTTTGACGAAATGGGCATCTTACAGTGGACGCCTTCCTGCAATTCTACATGCTTTGGATACCATTCATGATTTGGATAAGGCTCTTAAGCCCTGGGAAAAGAGACTCAGCAAGAAGGAAATCAGTATCATATTGAATGTGCAGGTTTATTGGAAGAGggctttgaagatttttgaatggTTTAAGAAACAGGGTTGTTATGAGTTAAATGTGATTCATTATAATATAATGTTTTTGATACTTGGAAAAAGGAGGAAATGGAGCCTTGTGGTGTGTTTGTGGAATGAAATGAATGCAAATGGGGTTGCACCTGTGAATTCGACATATGGAACGTTGATTGATGTTTATGGCAAAGGTGGGTTGAAACAAAAAGCACTTGGTTGGCTTCAAATGATGCAAAGTCAAGGGATGGAACCTGATGAGGTTACAATGGGGGTTGTTGTTCAGTTGTACAAAAAGACCGGAGAATTTCGGAAAGCCGAAGAGTTTTTCAGGAAATGGTCAAGAGGGGAGCCTTTGAGAGTAGAGATTGATCATAGTACAGATGATTGTCTTCATATTGGCAATGAGGTATCACATGTCAATGTTTGTTTAAACACACAAACATACACTACCTTGATTGACACACATGGGAAGGCTGGTCATATTAGAGCGGTGAGTGAAATTTTTGCTATGATGATCAAACATGGTGTTGTGCCGACTACGGTGACGTTTAATACGATGATTCACTTGTATGGAAGCCGTGGACACATACGAAAAGTAAGTTTATTGTTGCAGAGAATGGAAGAGCTTCGATGTCCACCTGACACTACGACATATAATATccttatttgtgtttgtgttaaACATAATGATATCAATTTGGCATCAAAATATCTTGCAAAAATGAAAGAGGCCTTCCTTGAGCCAGATCTAGCGAGTTATTGCATCCTCTTGTGTGCATACTCAACTAGGAAAATGGTCCAAGAGGCTGAAGAGCTCATACGAGAGATGGATGAAAGGGGTCTTAAGATTGATGAACTCACCCAATCTTCATTGACTAGGATGTATGTAGAATCGGATATGCTGGAGAAATCATGGTTATGGTTCATGCGGTTTCACCAAACTGGGAATATAGCTTCTACCTGTTATTCTGCCAACATTGATGCATATGCTGAGAAAGGGTACACATTAGAAGCAGAGAAAGTCTTTATGTGCTGCAAAGAAAGGAAGAGGCTTCGTGTCACTGCCTTTAATGTGATGATTAAAGCTTATGGGATAGGGAAATGCTATGATAAAGCATGCCAACTATTTGATAGTATGGAAAAATTTGGCATTGTTGCAAATTCATGCAGCTACAGTTCTCTCATACATATTTTGTCTTGTGCTGACAAGCCACACATTGCAAAACCTTATCTGAATAAAATGCAGGAGGCAGGGTTGGTGAGTGATTGCGTCCCTTATTGTGCTGTGATATCAAGCTTTGCAAAGTTAGGCCAATTAAATACTGCGGAAGCATTATACAATGAGATGATTAAATATGCTGTGCAACCTGATGTTATTATTTATGGTGTATTAATCAATGCTTTTGCTGATGCTGGAAATGTTAAAAAGGCTACTAAATATGTATATCAAATGAAGAAGGCAGGTTTCTCAGGGAATCCAACCATACATAACGCGTTGATAAAGTTGTATGCTAAAGTAGGTTACTTGGAGAAAGCACAAGAAACATACAAGTTACTTCAATCATCGGATCAAGGTCCTTCAGTATTTTCTTCTAATTGTATGATTGACCTTTATACTGAGCGACTTAtggttaaagaagcaacaaaaatATTTGAGAGCTTGAAGAAGGATACCATTGCAAACGAGTTTTCATATGCAATGATGTTACGTATGCATAAGAAAATGGGAAGATTGGACAAAGCCATTCAAATTGCAAAACAGATGAGAAATCGGGGACTCATGACCGACTTACTGAGTTATAATATTGTGCTTGGCCTGTATTCAATGGATAGGAAGCTATGGGAAGCTAAAGAGACTTTCAAAGAAATGATAGAATCTGGAATTCAGCCAGATGATTTTACATTCAGAGCTCTTAAAAGTCTTTTGCTGAATTTTGGTGTTTCAAAGCAGAATATTGGAAGGCTAGAACTAGCGATGAAGTGGGATGGTTCTCCCTGCTTGCATGCATGGATGGTCTCACTTTCACGTGCTTCAGAGAGATTATTCCAAAGATGA